One genomic window of Globicephala melas chromosome 8, mGloMel1.2, whole genome shotgun sequence includes the following:
- the OR2AT4 gene encoding LOW QUALITY PROTEIN: olfactory receptor 2AT4 (The sequence of the model RefSeq protein was modified relative to this genomic sequence to represent the inferred CDS: inserted 1 base in 1 codon), whose product MEATCNGSKDSSPVFYLVGIPSLLESLFLLVFLIFLLISLLILVGNELILVSVVAESSLHKPMYFFLINLSALDILSTTTTVPKMLSLFLLGDQYLSFSACFLQRYLFHGLNCSEAFILVVMAYDCYVAICRPLHYXALMTPQTSAALATSAWLTALLLPIPAVLQTFHMAFDNTVHIYHCFCDHLAAVQASCSDTMPQTFMGFCIAMVVSFLPLLLVLLSYAHILASVFHVSSREGRSKAFSTCSSHLLVGTYYSSIAIAYVAYRADLPLDFHIMGNVVHAILAPVVNALIYTLRNKDVKAAITKMACPQGPGNSGTLDP is encoded by the exons ATGGAAGCCACCTGTAATGGATCAAAGGACTCCTCACCTGTGTTCTACCTGGTGGGCATCCCCTCTCTGCTTGAATCCCTCTTCCTCCTTGTCTTCTTGATTTTCCTCTTAATCTCTCTGCTtattctggtgggaaatgagctGATCCTTGTGTCTGTGGTGGCAGAGTCCAGCCTCCACAAGCCCATGTACTTCTTCCTGATCAACCTCTCAGCCCTGGACATCCTCTCTACTACAACCACTGTCCCCAAGATGCTGTCCCTATTCTTGCTTGGGGACCAGTACCTCAGCTTCTCTGCTTGCTTCCTGCAGAGGTACCTATTCCATGGCCTTAACTGCTCTGAAGCCTTCATCCTGGTGGTCATGGCCTATGACTGCTATGTGGCTATCTGCCGCCCACTGCACT TTGCCCTCATGACCCCACAGACCAGTGCTGCACTGGCAACCAGTGCCTGGCTCACTGCCCTCCTTCTGCCCATCCCAGCAGTGCTGCAGACCTTCCACATGGCTTTTGACAACACTGTTCACATCTACCACTGCTTCTGTGACCACTTGGCTGCGGTCCAGGCCTCCTGCTCTGACACCATGCCCCAGACCTTCATGGGCTTCTGCATCGCCATGGTGGTGtccttcctgccccttctccTGGTGCTTCTTTCCTATGCCCACATCCTGGCCTCAGTGTTTCACGTCAGCTCCCGAGAAGGACGCTCAAAAGCCTTCTCCACCTGCAGCTCCCACCTCCTGGTTGGCACCTACTACTCATCCATTGCCATAGCCTATGTGGCCTACAGGGCTGACCTACCCCTCGACTTCCACATCATGGGCAACGTGGTGCATGCTATTCTCGCACCTGTCGTCAATGCTCTCATCTACACGCTGAGGAACAAGGATGTCAAAGCAGCCATCACCAAAATGGCATGTCCCCAGGGCCCAGGGAATTCTGGGACCCTTGATCCTTAG